A stretch of Longibacter salinarum DNA encodes these proteins:
- a CDS encoding aldehyde dehydrogenase family protein, which produces MPVSSASLERSGTNQSFSADPKRLKNLFQRQKEHHLTVRQSTAAERKAKIQRIRDGIRARRQDIRDALYADFQKAPEEADLTEVKAVMDEASFAIKHIDSWMASESASTPPLLMGTSSEIRYEPKGVVLIISPWNYPFNLTLGPLIAAIAAGNSVIVKPSEYTPHSSRVMREMIEELFDEREVALVEGAVETSQALLDLPFDHIYFTGSPEVGKIVMRAAAEHLSSVTLELGGKSPAIVDATADVDDAAAKIAWGKFTNTGQTCIAPDYALVHESRHDAFLKRITHYISEYYGQTDEQRRTTPDYARLVNEKHFSRVQSLLTDAVQSGATVITGGQTDADAQYIAPTVLSDIPSESRIMDEEIFGPILPVVPFSDLNSAIDRINEKPNPLALYLFTRDEAAEHSILSRTHAGGTCINEVLLHYMNPHIPFGGNGHSGIGMGHGKYAFREFSHARSVLRRSYGSKLMRYIYPPYGSLSRRMIDAALKYL; this is translated from the coding sequence ATGCCTGTCTCTTCCGCTTCTCTCGAACGCTCCGGTACCAACCAATCCTTTTCCGCTGATCCCAAACGTCTGAAGAACCTCTTTCAACGGCAGAAGGAGCATCATCTAACGGTCCGGCAGTCGACGGCTGCGGAACGGAAAGCCAAGATCCAGCGCATTCGTGACGGTATTCGTGCGCGCCGTCAGGATATTCGGGATGCGCTATATGCCGACTTTCAGAAGGCCCCTGAGGAGGCCGATTTGACGGAAGTAAAAGCCGTCATGGATGAGGCGTCCTTTGCCATCAAGCACATCGACTCGTGGATGGCCTCGGAATCGGCTTCGACGCCGCCCCTTCTCATGGGTACGTCATCCGAGATTCGGTACGAGCCGAAAGGCGTGGTGCTTATCATTTCACCCTGGAACTACCCCTTCAACCTCACGCTGGGCCCGCTGATTGCGGCAATAGCGGCAGGCAACTCCGTCATCGTGAAGCCATCAGAGTACACGCCGCATAGCAGCCGCGTAATGCGTGAGATGATCGAGGAGTTGTTTGATGAGCGCGAAGTTGCCCTCGTAGAAGGCGCGGTCGAGACATCTCAGGCCCTTCTCGACCTCCCGTTTGACCACATTTACTTTACGGGCAGTCCCGAGGTCGGCAAAATTGTCATGCGTGCCGCGGCCGAGCACCTCTCCTCCGTCACCCTCGAACTCGGAGGCAAGTCGCCCGCTATTGTCGACGCAACGGCGGACGTCGATGATGCGGCAGCCAAAATTGCATGGGGAAAATTTACCAACACCGGTCAGACCTGCATCGCCCCGGACTACGCGCTCGTTCACGAATCGCGGCATGATGCATTTCTCAAAAGAATAACTCACTACATATCAGAGTATTACGGCCAGACCGACGAACAGCGGCGTACAACCCCCGACTACGCCCGACTCGTCAATGAGAAGCATTTCTCCCGGGTCCAATCCCTCCTAACAGATGCTGTGCAGTCTGGCGCCACCGTCATTACTGGAGGACAGACAGACGCGGACGCTCAGTACATCGCCCCAACCGTGCTCTCGGACATCCCGTCGGAGTCACGAATCATGGACGAAGAGATTTTTGGCCCGATTCTTCCCGTAGTACCATTTTCGGATCTGAACTCGGCGATTGACCGCATTAACGAAAAGCCAAATCCGCTCGCACTTTACCTCTTTACACGCGATGAGGCTGCTGAGCACTCGATCCTTTCGAGAACGCACGCAGGCGGGACGTGCATTAACGAAGTTCTGCTTCACTACATGAACCCGCACATTCCTTTTGGAGGAAACGGTCACAGCGGCATCGGAATGGGACATGGAAAATACGCATTCCGCGAATTCTCCCACGCACGATCTGTTCTGCGACGATCGTACGGATCGAAATTGATGCGCTATATTTATCCTCCATACGGATCTCTCTCTCGCCGCATGATTGACGCGGC
- the pncA gene encoding bifunctional nicotinamidase/pyrazinamidase: MNALLIVDVQNDFCPGGALPVPEGDQVVPVINELSAKFDHVIQTQDWHPAGHRSFASSHDGKEPMDEIEMDYGMQTLWPDHCVQGTAGADFHPDLTTTRTEMVIRKGFRPEIDSYSAFFENDNETPTGLTGYLRERDIDTLFIVGLAADFCVKWSALDGSKQGFGVYVVEDATRGIDANGSLAAAWDEMNAAGVQIISSDAAKTLA, encoded by the coding sequence ATGAATGCACTTCTGATCGTAGATGTGCAGAACGATTTCTGCCCCGGTGGGGCGTTGCCGGTTCCCGAAGGGGACCAGGTTGTGCCGGTGATCAACGAACTGTCCGCCAAATTCGATCATGTGATCCAGACACAGGACTGGCATCCGGCTGGACATCGCTCTTTCGCGTCGTCGCATGACGGGAAGGAGCCGATGGACGAGATCGAAATGGATTATGGCATGCAGACGCTCTGGCCGGATCACTGCGTGCAGGGTACGGCCGGGGCTGACTTTCACCCGGATCTGACGACGACCCGCACCGAAATGGTCATTCGAAAAGGCTTTCGACCGGAGATCGACTCCTATTCGGCGTTTTTCGAAAATGACAACGAGACGCCCACGGGCCTGACGGGATACCTCCGGGAACGAGATATCGACACGCTGTTCATCGTCGGTCTGGCCGCGGACTTTTGCGTGAAATGGTCGGCTCTCGATGGCAGCAAGCAGGGATTCGGCGTGTATGTCGTCGAGGATGCGACCCGGGGCATCGATGCCAACGGCTCCCTCGCCGCCGCCTGGGACGAAATGAACGCTGCGGGCGTGCAAATTATCTCGTCTGACGCCGCAAAGACGCTCGCGTGA
- a CDS encoding AAA family ATPase, whose translation MPESPSVDALCSLLKDPSIYPHEPDSIELKQTHISIIALAPPFVYKVKKPVDFGFLDFTTLQKREAACQSEVKLNRRLCADTYLGVVHLAKMGDGYRFESDEGTTVEVAVKMRYLPPDGFLHTYAEEGTLTKEEIDRVVSTLSDFYDGLETAPEIAERGWVDHLRVNTDENFDQTRDHAGWLLPKAAYRVLQDYTDRFYDAHAALLNRRRTGGYFINGHGDLRLEHVHLSDKGVCIYDCIEFNDRFRHLDVASDIAFLAMDLDGHECRPLSRYFVRRMADELDDEELIDVVGFYKVYRAYVRGKVEGMRAAETEIPEDEKAASIRRAREHYRWALRYAAAGSRPTAIVVMGRTGSGKTTQAEACAKALGWRHVSSDRIRKELAGVPMFQRTPEDARGAVYGADMTERVYRTIEEAAIETVKIQQRGVVVDATYSSATRRTALRDSLRDADIPYAFVELTADDDTRRERLQRRTDDGSVSDARPDVMETIDKRYEAPSSLWDAHHLRVPTRESIDDTTTDILRALIRLHDG comes from the coding sequence GTGCCCGAGTCCCCGAGTGTCGACGCGCTCTGCTCGCTGCTGAAGGATCCATCCATCTACCCTCATGAACCGGACTCGATCGAGTTGAAGCAAACGCACATCTCGATCATAGCGCTCGCTCCTCCCTTCGTCTACAAGGTGAAGAAACCGGTCGACTTCGGATTTCTCGACTTTACGACGCTTCAAAAACGAGAAGCCGCCTGTCAGTCCGAAGTCAAACTGAATCGCAGACTGTGCGCGGATACGTATCTCGGCGTGGTTCACCTGGCGAAAATGGGCGACGGCTATCGGTTCGAATCCGACGAAGGTACAACAGTCGAGGTCGCCGTCAAGATGCGGTATCTTCCGCCCGACGGCTTTCTCCACACATATGCGGAGGAAGGCACGCTGACAAAGGAAGAGATTGATCGGGTCGTTTCAACACTGTCCGACTTTTACGATGGGCTCGAAACCGCACCAGAAATTGCGGAGCGGGGCTGGGTCGACCACCTCCGCGTGAACACGGATGAGAACTTCGACCAGACGCGCGATCATGCGGGATGGCTGCTGCCCAAAGCCGCGTATCGCGTCCTGCAGGATTACACAGACCGATTCTACGATGCACATGCCGCGCTGCTCAACCGTCGCCGCACGGGCGGCTACTTCATCAACGGCCACGGCGACCTGCGACTCGAGCATGTCCATCTCTCCGATAAAGGCGTCTGCATCTACGACTGCATCGAATTCAACGATCGCTTTCGTCATCTCGACGTGGCGAGCGATATCGCCTTTCTGGCCATGGACCTCGACGGCCATGAGTGCCGCCCCCTGTCGCGATACTTCGTGCGCAGGATGGCGGACGAACTTGACGACGAAGAACTAATCGATGTCGTCGGCTTCTACAAGGTCTACCGTGCATACGTCCGCGGCAAAGTCGAAGGGATGCGCGCGGCCGAGACAGAGATCCCGGAAGACGAAAAAGCAGCGAGCATTCGGCGCGCCCGCGAGCATTACCGATGGGCCCTCCGCTACGCTGCAGCAGGCTCGCGCCCCACGGCCATCGTCGTTATGGGCCGAACAGGAAGCGGAAAGACAACACAGGCGGAAGCCTGCGCGAAGGCACTGGGATGGCGGCACGTGAGCTCAGACCGAATTAGGAAAGAGCTGGCTGGCGTCCCAATGTTTCAGCGCACACCGGAGGACGCCCGAGGTGCCGTGTACGGTGCCGATATGACCGAGCGTGTGTACCGCACCATCGAAGAGGCCGCAATCGAGACCGTAAAGATACAGCAGCGCGGCGTCGTCGTCGATGCCACGTACAGTAGTGCCACCCGGCGAACGGCCCTCCGCGACAGCTTAAGAGATGCCGACATCCCGTATGCGTTCGTCGAACTGACTGCGGACGACGACACGCGGCGAGAGCGACTGCAACGACGGACCGACGACGGCTCCGTGTCGGACGCCCGGCCTGATGTGATGGAGACGATCGACAAGCGATACGAAGCACCGTCCTCCCTCTGGGATGCCCATCATTTGCGGGTCCCGACACGAGAGTCAATCGACGACACAACCACCGACATCCTGCGGGCCCTGATTCGCCTTCACGATGGCTGA